One Canis lupus familiaris isolate Mischka breed German Shepherd chromosome 20, alternate assembly UU_Cfam_GSD_1.0, whole genome shotgun sequence genomic region harbors:
- the TRMT1 gene encoding tRNA (guanine(26)-N(2))-dimethyltransferase isoform X1, which translates to MSRARILPWLNLTLRSACSLCRAGFMEGQPQGLPNPAEMENGTKPCGEERPSEIQETTVTEGAAKIAFPSANEVFYNPVQEFNRDLTCAVITEFARIQLAAKGIQIKVPGEKDVQKVVVDLSEQEEEKAEMKEGANLAPGDQPRTAAVGEICEEGLRVLEGLAASGLRSIRFAREVPGLQSVVANDASARAVDLICRNVQLNGVAHLVHPRQADARMLMYQHQKVSERFDVIDLDPYGSPAPFLDAAVQAVSEGGLLCVTCTDMAVLAGNSGETCYSKYGAMALKSRACHEMALRIVLHSLDLRANCYQRFVVPLLSISADFYVRVFVRVFTGQAKVKASASKQALVFQCVGCGTFHLQHLGKASGAAGGRVKFSAACGPPVAPECEHCGQRHQLGGPLWAEPIHDLDFVGRVLEAVSTNPGRFHTSERIRGVLSVITEELPDVPLYYTLDQLSSTIHCSTPSLLQLRSALLHAGFQVSLSHACKNAVKTDAPSSALWDIMRCWEKECPVKRERLSETSPAFRILSVEPRLQANFTIRDDANPSSRQRGLKRFQANPEANWGPRPRARPGGKAAGEAMEERRRLHQNKRKEPAEDPVQRAARLKTFPCKRFKEGTCQRGDECCYSHSSPTPEDAAEATPNDGPKTPYQNPPGPGVATGPGVD; encoded by the exons ATGTCCCGTGCGAGAATCCTTCCGTGGCTAAACCTGACTCTCCGCTCCGCCTGCAGTCTCTGTAGAGCCGGGTTTATGGAGGGGCAGCCGCAAGGGCTGCCGAATCCGGCCGAAATGGAGAACGGCACTAAGCCCTGCGGAGAAGAGCGCCCCTCTGAGATTCAGGAGACAACTGTCACCGAGGGGGCCGCCAAAATAGCCTTCCCCAGCGCCAACGAAGTCTTCTACAACCCAGTGCAGGAGTTCAACCGGGACCTGAC ATGTGCCGTGATCACCGAGTTTGCTCGCATTCAGCTCGCGGCCAAAGGAATCCAGA TCAAGGTACCAGGTGAGAAGGACGTGCAAAAGGTGGTCGTGGACTTGTCAGAGCAAGAGGAGGAAAAGGCTGAGATGAAGGAGGGTGCAAACCTGGCCCCAGGAGACCAACCTCGAACAGCTGCCGTGGGGGAGATCTGCGAG GAAGGCCTTCGAGTACTGGAGGGTCTGGCAGCCTCCGGCCTACGTTCCATTCGCTTTGCGCGAGAGGTGCCCGGGCTCCAGTCTGTGGTTGCCAATGATGCCTCTGCCCGAGCCGTGGATCTCATTTGCCGTAACGTGCAGCTCAACGGTGTGGCCCACCTGGTACATCCCAGGCAGGCAGATGCCCG GATGCTGATGTACCAGCACCAGAAGGTATCCGAGCGGTTTGATGTCATCGACCTGGACCCCTATGGCAGCCCTGCTCCCTTCTTGGATGCAGCTGTGCAGGCTGTGAGTGAAGGAG GGCTGCTGTGCGTGACCTGCACGGACATGGCAGTGCTGGCGGGGAACAGCGGAGAGACGTGCTACAGCAAGTATGGGGCCATGGCCCTCAAGAGTCGTGCCTGCCACGAGATG gccctgaGGATCGTCCTGCACAGCCTGGACCTCCGAGCCAACTGCTACCAGCGCTTCGTGGTGCCACTGCTCAGCATCAGCGCTGACTTCTATGTGCGTGTTTTCGTTCGTGTCTTCACCGGCCAGGCCAAGGTCAAAGCCTCAGCCAG CAAGCAGGCACTGGTATTCCAGTGTGTGGGCTGCGGGACCTTCCACCTTCAGCATCTTGGCAAAGCGTCGGGAGCCGCTGGTGGCCG GGTCAAGTTTTCTGCAGCCTGCGGTCCCCCGGTCGCTCCGGAGTGTGAGCACTGTGGGCAGCGACACCAG CTTGGCGGTCCTCTGTGGGCAGAGCCCATCCATGACCTGGACTTCGTGGGTCGTGTCCTAGAGGCTGTGAGCACCAACCCTGGCCGCTTCCACACCTCGGAGCGCATCCGAGGGGTCTTGAGTGTCATCACTGAG GAGCTCCCGGACGTGCCTCTCTACTACACGCTGGACCAGCTAAGCAGCACCATCCACTGCAGCACGCCCAGCCTCCTACAGCTACG gtCGGCCCTCCTCCACGCTGGCTTCCAGGTCTCACTGTCCCACGCCTGCAAGAATGCGGTGAAGACGGATGCCCCCTCTTCGGCCCTCTGGGACATCATGCGCTGCTGG GAAAAGGAGTGTCCGGTGAAACGGGAGCGCCTGTCAGAGACCAGCCCGGCGTTCCGCATTCTCAGCGTGGAGCCCAG gctgcaggccaACTTCACTATCCGGGATGATGCCAACCCCAGCTCCCGCCAGCGAGGACTCAAGCGCTTCCAGGCTAATCCCGAGGCCAACTggggcccccggccccgcgcccggccaGG GGGCAAGGCTGCAGGTGAAGCTATGGAGGAGAGACGCAGGCTGCACCAGAATAAGAGAAAGGAGCCCGCGGAAGACCCAGTCCAGCGGGCTGCCCGGCTCAAGACGTTTCCCTGTAAAAGATTCAAGGAG GGCACCTGTCAGCGCGGGGACGAGTGCTGCTACTCCCACAGCTCCCCAACACCCGAGGACGCTGCTGAAGCCACCCCCAATGACGGTCCCAAGACCCCTTACCAGAACCCACCAGGGCCAGGCGTCGCCACTGGTCCCGGAGTAGACTGA
- the TRMT1 gene encoding tRNA (guanine(26)-N(2))-dimethyltransferase isoform X2, with the protein MEGQPQGLPNPAEMENGTKPCGEERPSEIQETTVTEGAAKIAFPSANEVFYNPVQEFNRDLTCAVITEFARIQLAAKGIQIKVPGEKDVQKVVVDLSEQEEEKAEMKEGANLAPGDQPRTAAVGEICEEGLRVLEGLAASGLRSIRFAREVPGLQSVVANDASARAVDLICRNVQLNGVAHLVHPRQADARMLMYQHQKVSERFDVIDLDPYGSPAPFLDAAVQAVSEGGLLCVTCTDMAVLAGNSGETCYSKYGAMALKSRACHEMALRIVLHSLDLRANCYQRFVVPLLSISADFYVRVFVRVFTGQAKVKASASKQALVFQCVGCGTFHLQHLGKASGAAGGRVKFSAACGPPVAPECEHCGQRHQLGGPLWAEPIHDLDFVGRVLEAVSTNPGRFHTSERIRGVLSVITEELPDVPLYYTLDQLSSTIHCSTPSLLQLRSALLHAGFQVSLSHACKNAVKTDAPSSALWDIMRCWEKECPVKRERLSETSPAFRILSVEPRLQANFTIRDDANPSSRQRGLKRFQANPEANWGPRPRARPGGKAAGEAMEERRRLHQNKRKEPAEDPVQRAARLKTFPCKRFKEGTCQRGDECCYSHSSPTPEDAAEATPNDGPKTPYQNPPGPGVATGPGVD; encoded by the exons ATGGAGGGGCAGCCGCAAGGGCTGCCGAATCCGGCCGAAATGGAGAACGGCACTAAGCCCTGCGGAGAAGAGCGCCCCTCTGAGATTCAGGAGACAACTGTCACCGAGGGGGCCGCCAAAATAGCCTTCCCCAGCGCCAACGAAGTCTTCTACAACCCAGTGCAGGAGTTCAACCGGGACCTGAC ATGTGCCGTGATCACCGAGTTTGCTCGCATTCAGCTCGCGGCCAAAGGAATCCAGA TCAAGGTACCAGGTGAGAAGGACGTGCAAAAGGTGGTCGTGGACTTGTCAGAGCAAGAGGAGGAAAAGGCTGAGATGAAGGAGGGTGCAAACCTGGCCCCAGGAGACCAACCTCGAACAGCTGCCGTGGGGGAGATCTGCGAG GAAGGCCTTCGAGTACTGGAGGGTCTGGCAGCCTCCGGCCTACGTTCCATTCGCTTTGCGCGAGAGGTGCCCGGGCTCCAGTCTGTGGTTGCCAATGATGCCTCTGCCCGAGCCGTGGATCTCATTTGCCGTAACGTGCAGCTCAACGGTGTGGCCCACCTGGTACATCCCAGGCAGGCAGATGCCCG GATGCTGATGTACCAGCACCAGAAGGTATCCGAGCGGTTTGATGTCATCGACCTGGACCCCTATGGCAGCCCTGCTCCCTTCTTGGATGCAGCTGTGCAGGCTGTGAGTGAAGGAG GGCTGCTGTGCGTGACCTGCACGGACATGGCAGTGCTGGCGGGGAACAGCGGAGAGACGTGCTACAGCAAGTATGGGGCCATGGCCCTCAAGAGTCGTGCCTGCCACGAGATG gccctgaGGATCGTCCTGCACAGCCTGGACCTCCGAGCCAACTGCTACCAGCGCTTCGTGGTGCCACTGCTCAGCATCAGCGCTGACTTCTATGTGCGTGTTTTCGTTCGTGTCTTCACCGGCCAGGCCAAGGTCAAAGCCTCAGCCAG CAAGCAGGCACTGGTATTCCAGTGTGTGGGCTGCGGGACCTTCCACCTTCAGCATCTTGGCAAAGCGTCGGGAGCCGCTGGTGGCCG GGTCAAGTTTTCTGCAGCCTGCGGTCCCCCGGTCGCTCCGGAGTGTGAGCACTGTGGGCAGCGACACCAG CTTGGCGGTCCTCTGTGGGCAGAGCCCATCCATGACCTGGACTTCGTGGGTCGTGTCCTAGAGGCTGTGAGCACCAACCCTGGCCGCTTCCACACCTCGGAGCGCATCCGAGGGGTCTTGAGTGTCATCACTGAG GAGCTCCCGGACGTGCCTCTCTACTACACGCTGGACCAGCTAAGCAGCACCATCCACTGCAGCACGCCCAGCCTCCTACAGCTACG gtCGGCCCTCCTCCACGCTGGCTTCCAGGTCTCACTGTCCCACGCCTGCAAGAATGCGGTGAAGACGGATGCCCCCTCTTCGGCCCTCTGGGACATCATGCGCTGCTGG GAAAAGGAGTGTCCGGTGAAACGGGAGCGCCTGTCAGAGACCAGCCCGGCGTTCCGCATTCTCAGCGTGGAGCCCAG gctgcaggccaACTTCACTATCCGGGATGATGCCAACCCCAGCTCCCGCCAGCGAGGACTCAAGCGCTTCCAGGCTAATCCCGAGGCCAACTggggcccccggccccgcgcccggccaGG GGGCAAGGCTGCAGGTGAAGCTATGGAGGAGAGACGCAGGCTGCACCAGAATAAGAGAAAGGAGCCCGCGGAAGACCCAGTCCAGCGGGCTGCCCGGCTCAAGACGTTTCCCTGTAAAAGATTCAAGGAG GGCACCTGTCAGCGCGGGGACGAGTGCTGCTACTCCCACAGCTCCCCAACACCCGAGGACGCTGCTGAAGCCACCCCCAATGACGGTCCCAAGACCCCTTACCAGAACCCACCAGGGCCAGGCGTCGCCACTGGTCCCGGAGTAGACTGA
- the TRMT1 gene encoding tRNA (guanine(26)-N(2))-dimethyltransferase isoform X3, which produces MLMYQHQKVSERFDVIDLDPYGSPAPFLDAAVQAVSEGGLLCVTCTDMAVLAGNSGETCYSKYGAMALKSRACHEMALRIVLHSLDLRANCYQRFVVPLLSISADFYVRVFVRVFTGQAKVKASASKQALVFQCVGCGTFHLQHLGKASGAAGGRVKFSAACGPPVAPECEHCGQRHQLGGPLWAEPIHDLDFVGRVLEAVSTNPGRFHTSERIRGVLSVITEELPDVPLYYTLDQLSSTIHCSTPSLLQLRSALLHAGFQVSLSHACKNAVKTDAPSSALWDIMRCWEKECPVKRERLSETSPAFRILSVEPRLQANFTIRDDANPSSRQRGLKRFQANPEANWGPRPRARPGGKAAGEAMEERRRLHQNKRKEPAEDPVQRAARLKTFPCKRFKEGTCQRGDECCYSHSSPTPEDAAEATPNDGPKTPYQNPPGPGVATGPGVD; this is translated from the exons ATGCTGATGTACCAGCACCAGAAGGTATCCGAGCGGTTTGATGTCATCGACCTGGACCCCTATGGCAGCCCTGCTCCCTTCTTGGATGCAGCTGTGCAGGCTGTGAGTGAAGGAG GGCTGCTGTGCGTGACCTGCACGGACATGGCAGTGCTGGCGGGGAACAGCGGAGAGACGTGCTACAGCAAGTATGGGGCCATGGCCCTCAAGAGTCGTGCCTGCCACGAGATG gccctgaGGATCGTCCTGCACAGCCTGGACCTCCGAGCCAACTGCTACCAGCGCTTCGTGGTGCCACTGCTCAGCATCAGCGCTGACTTCTATGTGCGTGTTTTCGTTCGTGTCTTCACCGGCCAGGCCAAGGTCAAAGCCTCAGCCAG CAAGCAGGCACTGGTATTCCAGTGTGTGGGCTGCGGGACCTTCCACCTTCAGCATCTTGGCAAAGCGTCGGGAGCCGCTGGTGGCCG GGTCAAGTTTTCTGCAGCCTGCGGTCCCCCGGTCGCTCCGGAGTGTGAGCACTGTGGGCAGCGACACCAG CTTGGCGGTCCTCTGTGGGCAGAGCCCATCCATGACCTGGACTTCGTGGGTCGTGTCCTAGAGGCTGTGAGCACCAACCCTGGCCGCTTCCACACCTCGGAGCGCATCCGAGGGGTCTTGAGTGTCATCACTGAG GAGCTCCCGGACGTGCCTCTCTACTACACGCTGGACCAGCTAAGCAGCACCATCCACTGCAGCACGCCCAGCCTCCTACAGCTACG gtCGGCCCTCCTCCACGCTGGCTTCCAGGTCTCACTGTCCCACGCCTGCAAGAATGCGGTGAAGACGGATGCCCCCTCTTCGGCCCTCTGGGACATCATGCGCTGCTGG GAAAAGGAGTGTCCGGTGAAACGGGAGCGCCTGTCAGAGACCAGCCCGGCGTTCCGCATTCTCAGCGTGGAGCCCAG gctgcaggccaACTTCACTATCCGGGATGATGCCAACCCCAGCTCCCGCCAGCGAGGACTCAAGCGCTTCCAGGCTAATCCCGAGGCCAACTggggcccccggccccgcgcccggccaGG GGGCAAGGCTGCAGGTGAAGCTATGGAGGAGAGACGCAGGCTGCACCAGAATAAGAGAAAGGAGCCCGCGGAAGACCCAGTCCAGCGGGCTGCCCGGCTCAAGACGTTTCCCTGTAAAAGATTCAAGGAG GGCACCTGTCAGCGCGGGGACGAGTGCTGCTACTCCCACAGCTCCCCAACACCCGAGGACGCTGCTGAAGCCACCCCCAATGACGGTCCCAAGACCCCTTACCAGAACCCACCAGGGCCAGGCGTCGCCACTGGTCCCGGAGTAGACTGA
- the LYL1 gene encoding protein lyl-1: MCPPQAQAEVGPTMTEKAEMVCAPSPVPALPPKPASPGPPKVKEVGHQSSSPPRLPPGVPVISLGHTRPPGAAVATTELSALRPPLLQLSTLGTAPTPLALHYHPHPFLNSLYIGPAGPFGIFPSSRLKRRPSHCELELAEGHQPQKVARRVFTNSRERWRQQNVNGAFAELRKLLPTHPPDRKLSKNEVLRLAMKYIGFLVRLLRDQAAALAAGPAPPGPRKRPAPRAPHDGSRRGPCRRAEAAVRSQPAPPAGPDGSPDGAARPIKTERAAVSPEVR, encoded by the exons ATGTGCCCGCCCCAGGCCCAGGCAGAGGTGGGCCCCACCATGACTGAGAAGGCTGAAATGGTGTGTGCCCCCAGCCCAGTGCCTGCTCTGCCCCCCAAGCCCGCCTCGCCTGGGCCCCCGAAAGTGAAGGAGGTTGGCCACCAAAGCTCCTCACCCCCCAGGCTGCCTCCTGGTGTGCCAGTGATCAGCCTGGGCCACACCAGGCCCCCAGGGGCAGCCGTGGCCACCACGGAGCTGAGTGCCCTGCGGCCCCCGCTGCTGCAGCTCTCTACCCTGGGAACCGCCCCAACCCCCCTGGCCCTGCATTATCACCCTCACCCTTTCCTCAACAG CCTCTACATTGGGCCAGCAGGACCTTTTGGCATCTTCCCTAGCAGCCGGCTGAAGCGGAGACCGAGCCACTGTGAGCTGGAGCTGGCCGAGG GGCACCAGCCCCAGAAGGTGGCCCGGCGTGTGTTCACCAACAGCCGGGAGCGCTGGCGGCAGCAGAACGTGAATGGTGCCTTCGCAGAGCTCAGGAAGCTGCTGCCAACGCACCCGCCCGACCGGAAGCTGAGCAAGAACGAGGTGCTCCGCTTGGCCATGAAATACATTGGCTTCCTGGTGCGGCTGCTGCGCGACCAGGCGGCCGCTCtggccgcaggccccgccccgcccgggccccgcaaACGGCCGGCGCCCCGAGCCCCACACGACGGCTCCCGCCGCGGGCCTTGTCGCAGGGCCGAGGCCGCGGTGCGCTCGCAGCCCGCGCCCCCGGCCGGCCCCGACGGCAGCCCCGACGGGGCGGCCCGGCCCATCAAGACGGAACGAGCGGCCGTGAGCCCTGAGGTGCGGTGA